A single genomic interval of Hirundo rustica isolate bHirRus1 unplaced genomic scaffold, bHirRus1.pri.v3 scaffold_191_arrow_ctg1, whole genome shotgun sequence harbors:
- the SPAG7 gene encoding sperm-associated antigen 7, which translates to MAELDLLGSILSSMERPPAAADGETRRRAREQAARMKNLQEQEKRQKVEFRKRMEQEVSQFIQATGEPRRRFQPMNKIERSILHDVAEVAGLTSFSFGDDEDSRYVMVFKKEFAPSDEELEAYRRGEEWDPARAEERRRLRELAAQQEEAELERGPAPPGPPNDYKDKYRHLIGSDAAKAAARTMEANKAYGCVPVANKRDTRSIEEAMNEIRAKKRLRQAEDEGGAGGGPGGPCM; encoded by the exons ATGGCGGAGCTGGATCTGCTGGGTTCCATCCTGAGCTCCATGGAGCGGCCGCCCGCTGCAGCCGACGGCGAGACGCGGCGCCGGGCGCGGG AACAAGCTGCTCGCATGAAGAACCTGCAGGAGCAAGAGAAGCGCCAGAAGGTCGAGTTTAGAAAGAGG ATGGAGCAAGAAGTATCCCAGTTCATCCAGGCCACCGGGGAGCCCCGGCGCCGATTCCAGCCCATGAACAAGATTGAGAGGAGCATCCT GCATGACGTGGCAGAGGTGGCCGGCCTGACATCTTTCTCCTTTGGAGATGATGAGGACAGTCGCTACGTAATGGTGTTCAAAAAG GAGTTTGCACCGTCAGACGAGGAGCTGGAGGCATATCGGCGGGGGGAGGAGTGGGATCCGGCCCGAGCTGAAGAGCGGCGTCGCCTCCGG GAGCTGGCggcacagcaggaggaggcagagctagagcgcggcccggcccccccgggcccccccaACGACTACAAGGACAAATACCGGCACCTGATCGGCTCTGACGCTGCCAAAGCCGCTGCCCGCACCATGGAGGCCAACAAGGCGTACGGCTGCG TGCCAGTGGCCAACAAGCGGGACACGCGCTCCATCGAAGAGGCCATGAACGAGATCCGGGCCAAGAAGCGGCTGCGGCAGGCGGAGGATGAGGGTGGGGCCGGGGGGGGCCCCGGGGGCCCCTGTATGTGA